One Candidatus Atelocyanobacterium thalassa isolate ALOHA genomic window, ACTGGGTGTTAGCTACTATAGCTATAGCTATCCCAGGATTTGATATTTTTCTTGATGGTTGGCGTGGATTAGTTAATGGAATGGCCAATATGAATACATTGGTTGGATTAGGAACTTTTAGTGCGTATTCAATTAGCTGTATTGCATTAATTTTTCCTGAATTAGGTTGGGAATGTTTTTTTGATGAGCCAGTAATGTTGTTGGGATTTATTTTACTGGGGCGTATTTTGGAGAAGAGGGCCAAGAATCGTGCCTCATCAGCTTTAAAGTCTTTAATTGAATTACAGCCTACATTTGCTCGCCTAAGTAGTGATCCATATTCGGAAAATCAATCTAGTATAGAAATTCCTGTCGAGCAAGTTCGCTTAGGAGAATATATAAAAATATTACCTGGTGATAAAATTCCTGTAGATGGAGAGATTATCACTGGAGAAACTACTATTGACGAATCATTGGTAACGGGAGAATCAATGCCTGTGGCCAAAAAAATAGGTGATGAGGTATCTGTAGGAACTCTAAATCATTCTGGTCTAATTATTATCAAAACAATTCGTATTGGCAATGATACAACTTTGTCTCAAATTATTTTCTCAGTTGAGAATGCTCAGATGTTAAAGCCTCCTATTCAAAAACTGACTGATACAATAGCTGGGTATTTCGCATATGGAATAATTTCTCTTTCAATACTAGTATTTATCTTCTGGTTTGCCATAGGGACAAATTGGTATCCTCAAGTATTAAATGCAAATTATAATAACACTTCATTTTTATTGAGCTTAAAACTAGCAATTTCGGTTCTAGTTGTTGCATGTCCTTGCGCCCTGGGACTGGCAACTCCTATGGCTATATTAGTAGGAACAGGTATAGGAGCTAAGAAAGGCATATTAATTAAAAATGGAGATGTTTTAGAAAAAGTTTCGCAGCTGTATGCAGTAGTATTCGATAAAACTGGTACTCTTACTACTGGACATCCTGTGGTAACTGGTTGTAAATCTTTTGGTGTACTTAGTTCTCAATATTTATTACAATTGGCTGCTACCGTAGAAAATGGCACTAATCATCCACTAGCCCTGGCTATTATGGAAGAAGCTAAAAGAGAAAATTTATCTTTATTGAAAGCAAAAAATTTCTGTACAAAAATTGGATCAGGAGTCACTGCTGAGGTTGAAGAAAAAGAAATTTGGTTAGGAAATAAAAATTGGTTACTAAATAATGGATTTAATTTTAACTCCAATTCTTATTATCTGGAATCATTAACCCAAAAAGGGGAAACGATTATTTATGTAGGTATAAATAAATCGATAGAAGGTTTTTTAACTTTAAAAGATACATTAAGACCAGAAGCCCAAGAAACTATCTTAGAACTAAAGAAAAAAGGATTAGAAATTATATTATTAACTGGAGATAATCCAAAAGTTGCTGCAGCGATCGCAACTGAACTAGGAATTAACAAGTTTTTTGCTCAAGTTAACCCTAGTAACAAAGCTAGTGTGATCAAAGATTTACAAAAGCAAGGAAAAATAGCAATGGTAGGAGATGGTATTAATGATGCACCAGCTCTAGTTCAGGCAGACATAGGAGTTTCTTTACAAGGATCTACTCAGATAGCTTTGGAAAGCTCTGATATTGTTTTAATGAGTGGAAGTATTTTAGACATTTTAACAGCTATAAATCTTAGTCTAGCAACATTTACAAAAATTCGTCAGAACCTTTTATGGGCCTTTGGATATAATACTCTGTCAATTCCTCTCGCAGGAGGAATTCTATTGCCTAGCCTAGGTCTAACTATTAGTCCTGTAATTGCCGCGGCTTTAATGGCTTCTAGCTCTATAATAGTAGTAATAAATTCTTTATCTCTCCGCTATCAATTTCGTTAATAAATCAAATCATTTGGTTTATTAAATTTATGAAACTAATTAGTATCAATATTAAAAAAAGAATTTAATTAATATATTTTAAGGCCATTCTCTATTTATGAAATATAGGTAATATATAAATAGGTAATATATAAACTATATATTGCAAGCTATAAAATTATTCTTAATCTTTCTATTATTTGGATACAATTTTTTTGATTTTATTAATATGGATAATTTTCAACATTTAATAGGTCAAACACAGAGTACTACTCTATTAAAACAAATTATCATTAAAAACAAGATTGCTCCTGCTTATCTTTTCTCTGGGCCAACAGGAGTAGGGCGTAGGCTAGCTGCAAGATCTTTTTGTAAATCAATATTCTCACTTTCAAAAGTATTACAAGAAAATCAGACCACTCTCGAGCATAGAATTTTAAATGGTAATCATCCAGATCTTTATTGGATAGAGCCAACATATCAATATAAAGGAAAGTTATTTACGATAAGACAAGCTCAAGAAAATGGATTAAAAAGCAATTCATCTCCTCAAATTCGTATAGATCAGATTCGAAATATTACTAATTTCCTGAGTCGCCCACCTCTAGAAAGCATTCGCTCTGTTGTAATAATAGAAAGCGCAGAAATGATGACTGAAGCTGCATCTAATGGATTGTTAAAAACCTTAGAAGAAGCTAAGTTGGCAACAATAATTTTGATTGTATCTAATCAAAATTTATTATTACCAACCTTGGTATCTCGTTGCCAAATAATTCCTTTTTACAATTTATCAGAAAAAGATTTAAAACAAGTTTTAAGAAAATCAGATTATGAAAATATAATAAATGAAGAAAAAATAATAAAATTAAGCCAAGGAAGCCCTGGAAAGGCAATTGGTTATTGGAATCAATTACAACTTATTCCCTCTGAAATTACAGATACTTTAGAGAAAATACCGTTAAGTTATTTAAACTCGTTAGAGCTATCAAAAAAAATCACTGTGGAATTAAATAATTCAACTCAAATATTTTTAATTGACTATATGCAGCATTTTTATTGGGTAAAGTTTAGAAATAAAAACTTACTTGAATTATTAGAGTTGTCTAAGAGTTATCTACTTAGGTATTTAAACTCAAGATTAGTTTGGGATTCTCTATTAATAAAAATTAGTAATATTTTATAAATGTTAAGTATTAAAGTTTATATTTTCAGAATTTAGTGTTAGGGTTTTTATTCTTTTGAGTAAAAAGTTAGATTGTATAGGTTTTATAAGATAATCGTCAATTCCTGTTTCGGCAATTTCTAGCCATTCTTTAGATGTAATTGTATCTTTTAGAAATAGTACTTTTATAGATTTAGTCTCTGAAGATTTCTTCAAAAGTTTACTTATCTTAAGGGCTTTAGATAAATCTTGGTCTAAGATAATTGCTATGGGCTGAATTAGCTCTATTTTCCTTATTAATTTAATATCATTAATTAACCAAATAAAATAATAATTAGCTGATGTTAATAACTTTTCAAGAAGAGTTGCAATTTTATTATTACTTTCTATTAAAATAATAACTCTAGTCGAAAACAATGATTCTTTTCGGCTTATTAATTTATTATTGGATCTATTTTTAAATTGAGACTGGTTTGGAATTCTTATTGTAAAAATAGACCCCTTATTGACTAAAGAATCTACTTCAATAGTTCCACTATGTAATTCTACTAGTTGTTTCGTTAAAGCTAAACCTAACCCTGTCCCTCCATAAACGCGTTTCCTATGATTTTCTAGCTTTTGAAATAATTTAAATAACAATGGTATTTGCTCTGTCTTTATACCTATTCCTGTATCTTCTACTTGCCAAACTACTTCTTCTCTATGCCTCCAAACTCTTAATATGACAGTCCCATTTTCTGGGGTAAATTTTAAGGCATTGTTTAATAAGTAATAGAGAATATGTTTCATTTTTACAGGATCGGCTAAAAATGTATCTTCTATAGAATTAATCCTTAAATCTAGTTTTAAATTAATGTGTCGGTGAACTTCTTCTTTATAGACTTTTTGTAAAATGTTTTTGGCAATATCACTTAAAGAAAATTCTTGAATATTTAGTAAGCATTTTCCTGTTTGTAAATTTGAATATTCTAAAATTTCATTAATTATTTGAAGTAAATTTTCACCACTATTTTGAATAGTGGCTAAGTAATGTTTTCGTTTTTCTAAAGATAATGTTGAATTTTCTTTTGACCAATATAATAAAGTTCCCGACAACCCAATAATACAAGTTAATGGAGTACGTAACTCATGACTCATATTACCCAAGAATTCACTTTTAGAATAATTAGCTGCTTGAGAAGCGACTAAAGTATCACATAATTCTTGTGTTCTTTTAATAACTTTTTGTTTTAATACATATTTTTCTTTTTGAACCTGAGAATAAAGCTGTGCTTGATAAAGAGCAACGGCTAGATGCTCTGCGATTTTTTCTAAAGTGACTTTTCCATCACTTAACCATCTCCGTTTCTGTAAACATTGATGTGCAACTAAAAGTCCCCACAAATTATCGTTTATTTTGATAGGAGCTACTATCTCAGAAAGTATCCAAAACTTACTAGGTAAATTGTAAAAACATGAATGAATGAAAGAATAATTATTGATATCATCTTCAAAAGTAATTGATCTTTTTTGATATTTTGCAATCTTTGTAAAAACCTTACTTTCTATTAAAATTTTTAATAAGGAAGGAATATCTCTAGTAGCAAGTGATTCATGAACTACATATCCATTTCCTTTGATTAAATCATAGTCTTTTGAAGTAATTAACTGTTTATTGTTAAATTTATAAACAATTAAACGATCAGCTCCTAAAATTTCTCTCGATTCTTTAACAGTATTCTCTAGGATAGTTGGTATATCGAGAGATTGACGGATTTTACTAATTACTTGACTTAAAAGCCTTTCTGCTCTTAGCTGGCCTTCAATCTCTTTCTTAAGAGGAGAAGTAACTAATAAATTTTGATCAATAGTACATAAATTATTATTTTTTTTAGGTTCTAATATATCTCTTAGATTATTATTCAGGTATTGTAGTAAATTCGTTGACTGTATGTGATTGATTTTTAGATAAGGAACAATTTTTTTCTTCCATACTGAAGAGTCATTCAAATGTATATATAATTTTTGAACGAAGTTATTTATATCCTTTGGTTTTGTAGTAATTGTAACTTGGTAAGATAAAGATGAGGTGTCTAAAACACCTTGAAGTAAGATGCTAAATTTTGGAGACAAAAAAAGATAAAAAGTTTTTAAGTCTAATGATATAGAAGGATTTTCTTCTAAAGTAAAGATAGAATTTGTCAACAAGATACCTTTAGGGCCTTCAATGCTCAAAAGCTTTTCTAAAAGAGAACAAAGCTTTTCAAATGTGTATATAGATATAATTCGTTGTAAAATAAACTCTTTGGGAAGATTCATCGGTTTAGACAAGGCTAAAGGGAAAAAGGAGGATGCAATTTTTGTTTTTTCTATCCTATCTTGGAAGCTTGATGTTATTTAAATACTGAGGAAATGTAATGCATAGAATAGCTTCAAATTCTGGAAATTGGGATACGGGGAAAAATGAAGTCGTTCTTATAGAGCAAAATCAAGCTCCGATTGTATTTTTAACAGCAGCAGACACAGATATTCAAAGCCTAGCAAATTCTTTGCATCTTTTACCTGATAATTTTCAAAAAATACGTGCTCTAAATATTTTGCATTTAAAGCAACAGGTAAGTATTGATTATTACTCAGACAAAGTATTGTCTAAATCTAAAGTTATCATTTTACGCTTACTAGGAGGAAATTCATATTGGAATTATGGATTAGAAGTTGTTAAAAATATTGCTGAATTAAACAACATAAGCCTTTTTGTCCTACCAGGAGACGATATTTCCGATACTATCTTAATGAGTCATTCAACAGTTCCATTGTATCAGTGCAATAAATTGTGGAACTACATAAGCGAAGGAGGACAAAAGAACTGGCTAAATGCGCTAAAGTATATTTCTAATAATTGTTTCAAAACTAAATATAACACTGAAGAGCCGGAGATAGTACCAAATTTTGGAATTTATCGAAATAATGATTGGGTTGATAATGTAAATCAAAAAAATGTTGTCATACTCTTTTATCGTTCACATTATCTTTCGGGTAATTTATTACCAATAGATTCCTTATGTGAAAGTTTATTAAGTAAAAAATTAGTCCCTTTACCAATATTCGTTACTTCTCTAAAAGATATTAATATTCAAATTGAATTAATCGATTATCTACAGAATATAAAGAACAATTCTTATGAATTATTAATTAACACTACCAGTTTCTCAATTGCAAAAATTGATAATGATCATAAATTTATTAATAATTTATGGGAGAAATTAGATTGTCCAGTTTTGCAAGTAATCTTTAGTAGCTCAACATTACAACAATGGAATGAAAGTTCTCAAGGTCTAACTCCTAGAGATGTAGCTATGAATATTGCTTTACCAGAGATCGATGGGAAAATTATAACTCGTGCGATTTCTTTCAAATCCGTTAAAGTGTGGAATAAAGATTTAGAGACAAATGTTGTTATTTATTCACCTATCAAAGATAGAGTTGATTTTGTCGTTGATTTAACTAGTAATTATATTAATCTCAAAAATACCCCTGTCTCTGAAAGGAAGATTGCCATAATTTTAGCTAACTACCCCAACAAGAATGGTAGGATTGCAAACGGTGTTGGATTAGATACCCCAGCAAGTTGTATAGAAATTCTTAAGGCATTAGAAAAAGAAGGTTATAGCATTAAGGATATACCTACATCAGGCGATGAGCTAATAAGATATTTAACAAAAGGTGTAACAAATGATCCTGAAAGTAAGGAACTACGAGTAGTTTATCAGTCAGTTTCTTATACAGAATATAAACAATATTTTCAAACTTTACCTTCAAAAATTAAAAACGAAATTGAAGAGCGCTGGCAACATATCTTTAATAATGTAGATATATCATTCCCAATTTCTGGTATTCAATTAAAAAATATTTTCATAGGTATTCAACCGTCTAGAGGCTACGATTTAGATCCTAGCCTAAATTATCATGCTCCTGACTTAGAGCCAACACCTCATTATTTAGCATATTATTATTGGTTGAAAAATAAGTTCAAAGCTTCAGCAATTATTAATATAGGAAAACATGGTAATTTAGAGTGGTTACCAGGGAAAAGCCTTGCATTGTCATCAACTTGCTATCCTGAAGTTGCACTAGGCAGTATTCCTAATTTCTATCCTTTTATTGTTAACGATCCAGGCGAAGGAGCACAAGCTAAGCGCCGTTCACATGCAACTATCATAGATCATCTTACTCCTCCTTTGACTCGTGCAGAGTTATATGATGATTTAGAACAATTAGAGATTCTTATTGATGAATATTATGAAGCACAAGCTTTAGATCCTAAACGTCTAAAAATAATTACTAATAGTATTAAAAAACTAATTGTCACAACCAAAATTAATAATGATTTAGGCGTAGAAAAAGTTGATTCTGATTCTTTATCTACATTTCTAAGGTTGGCGGATGGATATTTATGTGAACTTAAAGAAGCACAAATTAGAGATGGGTTACATGTATTCGGGAAGTGCCCTCAAAATGTTCAATTAAGAGATTTGATTTTGGCAATTGCTCGCTCACCTGGATTTAATAGAATTGGTTTAACTACAGCACTAGCTAAAGATATAAAATTAACTTTTAATCCTCTGACAGCAAACCTTGGCGATTCTTTCTCTGATTCTATTTTTTCTACTTTTATACCTCAAAATCTTCTTTTGCAACTTCAGAAATCATCCTCTATTGGTGATGTCGTAGAAGTCTTAGAAAAGTATTCGCAAAATTTAATTGAAAATCTAATTAATGGTACTGAAATTACGGAAATTATTTACTTCCAAAATACTTGTAAAGAAGTTAATTGGATACAAAAATTTTTAATTCCAAAATTATATGAAACTGATCAAGAAGTTAGTAACTTACTTAAAGGATTAGATGGTAAATATGTTCCTAGTGGAGCATCAGGTACTCTAACTAGAGGGAAAGTAGAAGTCCTTCCTACAGGTAGAAATTTTTACTCAGTTGATATTCGTGCTATTCCTACTCAAACAGCTTGGGCTGTAGGGAAAAAAGCAGCAGAAATTCTTGTTGAAAAATATACTCAAGACAATGGAGAATATCCAAAGACTTTAGCGATATCAATTTGGGGAACTTCAACGATGAGAACAGGTGGTGATGACATAGCCCAGGTTTTTGCTTTATTAGGAGTAAAACCTATTTGGGACAGATCTAGAGTAATAGATTATGAAATTATTCCTTTATCGGTATTAGGGAGACCTCGTGTTGATGTAACAGTAAGAATATCAGGCTTTTTTAGAGATAGTTTTCCTAACTTAATATTATTATTATCAAATATAATTGAGGATTTATCAAAACTAGAAGAAGAAAAAGATGCTAATCCTTTAGCTATGCAAGTTAAAGAAGAAAAGTTATTTTGGAAAGAAAAAGGTTTAACTGATCAACAAGCACATTTAAAATCTTGTTATAGAATATTTGGTTCAAAGCCTGGAGCGTATGGAGCCGGTTTACAGGGTCTGATTGAAGCTCAAAACTGGCAAGATGATAACGATTTAGCTAGAGCTTATATCAATTGGAGTTGTTATGCTTATGATAAAAGTGGAAAAGCAGACAAAGTTCCTGAAATATTTGAAAAAAGATTAAAACAGTTGCAAATTGTTCTACATAATCAAGATAATCGAGAACATGATTTGCTAGACTCTGACGACTACTACCAATTTCAAGGAGGTTTGACTGTCGCTATTAGAAGTATAACTGGCAAAAATCCTCAAACTTACTTTGGAGACAATTCTATAATTGATAATCCTAAAGTAAAATTACTTAAAGAAGAGATATCTAAAGTATATCGTTCTCGTGTTGTTAATCCTAAGTGGATCAAGGGCATTATGAGACACGGTTATAAAGGTGGTTTTGAAATGGCAGCTACAGTTGATTATTTATTTGCTTATGATGCAACGGCAAATTGCGTAGAAGATTTTATGTATGAAGGAATAGCTCAGAAATATATTTTTGATCAAGATGTAAGGCAATTTATAGAAGAAAAAAATCCTTGGGCTTTAAGAGATATTTCAGAAAGGCTTCTGGAAGCTAACCAGAGAGGCTTATGGGCAGATGTAAATGAAAAAATGCTTGACGAATTAAGAGAAGTTATTCATGAAGCAGAAAGAATAATAGAAGAATAGTTGGTATAATTTTCTATTATGTTCGTATGTATAATTTTACTTTAAAGAAAATTTTTAAATTTGCATCGAATTAAGTATTTTAATGATACCATTTAGTAGTCCATAACGAAGGGTGATTATAATTATGAACCTATTAAAAACAATAGCTACCCAAGTTAAAAATTGGTTTCCTGCTCCTACTGTCCATGCTCATTGCGATGGACCCTGTGGTGTATACGACCCAGCTTCAGCTAGAATTGCAGCCGAAGCAGTAGTATCAATGACAAAAAAAATTTTAGATTTACAGCCTCCAACTTCAAATAATATCGAAGCAGTAGCTGCCTATCAAAATACTCTATCTAGATATATTGCAATCAAAGAAGAACAGGCACACATAGCAAAAAAAGAACTTTTAGTTCTTTGGACAGACTATTTCAAACCTGTACATCTTGAGCAATATCCTGACTTACATACTAAATTTTGGAATGCAGCAAAACTTTGTTCTGCTTGCAAAGTAGAAGTAAACTCAGATAACACAGAAAAATTAATGTCTGCAATAGAAGATATTCAAAGTATTTTCTGGCAAACAAAAGGGAGAACTGATGTTTCTTGGTATAGAGCTAATTAAGTTAGTTTTTAAATTTTATTCTACATGTCTTGTATACGAAACAGTAACATAATAGATCTTGTACTTTGGCTACTAGGAAAACGACAACGCTTTAGAGTTGAAGGATTGTCAATGCTTCCTTGCCTCAATCCAGGAGATGAATTACTAATTTGTAAACAAACTAGTAATTTCCTGGCTCCTTCTATTACAGACATTGTTGTAGTATCACATCCACATTGCGCAGACTTATTATTAATTAAAAGAGTAATTTCTATTAATAAAGATGGATCTTGTTTTGTTAGAGGAGATAATCTTCTACATAGTACGGATAGCCGCTCATTTGGATGGATAGAACCTGAGTTGATTCTCGGTTATGTTACTAGTCGATTTCTTTAATTCTAAAATAGAAGTACCTTAAAAATTGACTTTTAATTTTTATGAATGAAAATTATTAATGTTGTATTAGATCTATATAACATTACATTTTTCTAAGTTTAAAATTTATAGTATTATGGGCTGGTAATTAATTCCTAGCCCTCTTTTTATTTATAAATAATAGAAATGAACTTTACTATATTTTTTTAAACATACAAAATGTCAATAATCAAATAACATATGTTTTGGAAAATTTATAACTATGAAGTTAAAAGAAATTGAAACCATAACTCGTTCAATAGCTTGGGGTGCATCTAAAATTTTACATTCCTATTATTGTGGAAAAAATAGATTTGAAACTATTGAGTCTTCTAAAGGCAATCCTGTAACTACTGCTGATATTAAATCTAATGCTTATATCTTGAAAAACTTACAAGCATTTTTTCCACAAGATACTTTCGGTTATCTTAGTGAAGAGAATTATAAAAATAATAATTGTATAAAAAAAGATTGGGTATGGATTATTGATCCTTTAGATGGTACTAAAGAGTTTATTAATCAAACAGGAGAATATGCTTTACATATTGCTTTAGCATACAAAGGGCGCCCCTATGTAGGTGTGGTGGCTATCCCTGAAGCTCAAACAATTTATTTTGCGACAAAGGGATATGGAACATTTGTTGAAAAACTTAATCATAAGATTACTCAAATTAAAGTATCAAATAAAAATACAATTAAAAATCCGTCTTTAGTAGTAAGTCGTTCTCATAGAAATAATCGATTTCAGTCACTTATAAATTCTTTTTCAACAAAAGACATAATATACATGGGTGGTTTAGGTAAAAAAATTACAACTATCCTGGAGAAAAAAGCAGATGTTTATCTCTCTATATCTGGTAAATCTGCACCTAAAGACTGGGATTTTGCAGCTCCAGACTTAATTCTTACTGAGGCAGGAGGAAAATTTACTTATTTTAATGGTGACACCCCAATCTATAACCGTGGAGATGTATCTCAATGGGGTAATTTTATAGCTAGCAATGGAAGTTCTCATCAAGCTTTATGTGAAAAATTCATGAATATCTTAAATCATGTTGATAAGAAAGCTATTCTATAAATCACATGTTTAAGATGAATTATGTAAAAACTTAACATAGTTCATAAGATAGTAACTATTAATATTAATTTGGTAAATGCAAAACTTTTAAGTAATGACGATAATATAAGATGTATGTTGAGTTATTTAATATTTTCGATTCACATATAAGTAGATAAAGTATAGTTACTATGTGGATATTGAATTTTTTATATAAATTAAAGTTATTCCTAATATTAACCAACATAAACTACACATGCGTTTTAATGTCAGGGCTTTTTCTATCGTATTAAATGTAATTGATTCGATAGGTTCTCCTAGTAAAGGTTTGTCTTTAACTACGTCACCATAGATATTTTTCCCTCCCAATTGAACTTTTAATATAGCAGCATAGACACTCTCGCTCCATCCTGAGTTTGGACTTATATCCTTAGTTCCATCACGATTACAGACTGAAAAAACATAATAAGGCCTTCCTGCTAGTATTGCTAAAGTCAGAACTCCAAGACGACACGGGATCCAAGTTAAAATATCCTCTAAATTTGCACTAAACCATCCAATATCAGCAAAAGGTTCTTTTTTATAACCAATAGTAGAGTCAAGAGTACTAGAAGCTTTGTAGGCAAGAGCGAAAGCCAGGCTATTGGTATGAGGTAGTAAAGCGCCAATTATTGCATAAAATAAAGGTGCCATTACTCCATCTATGGAGTTTTCTGAAATAGTTTCTAATACAGTACGCCAAATATTTTTCTGGGAAAGATGAGTAGTACTTCTACCTACATATTGACTAAGTTTTATTCTAGCAAGATTAATTTTTTTTCTATTCAAGGGGATAAAAACATCGTAAGCTGCCAATCTTAAGCTTCTTCCAGCAAAACAACTAGCCAAAAAAATACTTTCTATGACAACTCCTATTAGAGGAGAAAAATGATATTTAATCAAACCAATCATCCAACCGAAAACCCCGCTACCAACAACTAACAGCAAACCCAAGACAATCCCTGTACAACGGCGCATAAATCTTTTTTTAAACGATTTAAGAAGAAAATTAGAGCATTTAACAATTAACCATCCCATAACTTGTACAGGATGCAAATATTTAGATGGATCACTAACTAAGTAATCAATTAAGCTGGCTACGATCAAAATAATTATGGAAAAATCAGTATTCAAAATGATGTCTTATTCTTTAGTTGATTATTATTAATAATACCAATAATTTTTTTATACTTTTGATAATGTTCATGGTGATTAAATAATTAAGATTATTTATTATTTAAAAATTATATAAAAAATTAAAAAACAACAAATAGCATAAAAACTACTATGAATCTTCTTTGGACATAGAGGGTATTTATTATTTTTATTGATAGATTTAAAATCTTCTCTAATTTTCTATTAATATAAATAATAATTTTCAAAAAACAAAAAACTCATAATTAGTACAACATTAATTTGGGTTTAGTTAAAAAAAAATCAATGTTTTTTCTAAAGAATAGAGGATTTGATTTCTTAT contains:
- a CDS encoding heavy metal translocating P-type ATPase codes for the protein MASPLQESKKTTSSSLFKTITFDVAGMKCASCVKAIEEKLSEQPGVISAQANLITQVAVVIYNPESTEPSVLTNKLTAVGFPSSIRDSQNLTVQQRKSKSDQSKQTEEIHQKINLFIAAILIFISSLGHLTYIGGPDFFVLNDLRFHWVLATIAIAIPGFDIFLDGWRGLVNGMANMNTLVGLGTFSAYSISCIALIFPELGWECFFDEPVMLLGFILLGRILEKRAKNRASSALKSLIELQPTFARLSSDPYSENQSSIEIPVEQVRLGEYIKILPGDKIPVDGEIITGETTIDESLVTGESMPVAKKIGDEVSVGTLNHSGLIIIKTIRIGNDTTLSQIIFSVENAQMLKPPIQKLTDTIAGYFAYGIISLSILVFIFWFAIGTNWYPQVLNANYNNTSFLLSLKLAISVLVVACPCALGLATPMAILVGTGIGAKKGILIKNGDVLEKVSQLYAVVFDKTGTLTTGHPVVTGCKSFGVLSSQYLLQLAATVENGTNHPLALAIMEEAKRENLSLLKAKNFCTKIGSGVTAEVEEKEIWLGNKNWLLNNGFNFNSNSYYLESLTQKGETIIYVGINKSIEGFLTLKDTLRPEAQETILELKKKGLEIILLTGDNPKVAAAIATELGINKFFAQVNPSNKASVIKDLQKQGKIAMVGDGINDAPALVQADIGVSLQGSTQIALESSDIVLMSGSILDILTAINLSLATFTKIRQNLLWAFGYNTLSIPLAGGILLPSLGLTISPVIAAALMASSSIIVVINSLSLRYQFR
- a CDS encoding DNA polymerase III subunit delta', yielding MDNFQHLIGQTQSTTLLKQIIIKNKIAPAYLFSGPTGVGRRLAARSFCKSIFSLSKVLQENQTTLEHRILNGNHPDLYWIEPTYQYKGKLFTIRQAQENGLKSNSSPQIRIDQIRNITNFLSRPPLESIRSVVIIESAEMMTEAASNGLLKTLEEAKLATIILIVSNQNLLLPTLVSRCQIIPFYNLSEKDLKQVLRKSDYENIINEEKIIKLSQGSPGKAIGYWNQLQLIPSEITDTLEKIPLSYLNSLELSKKITVELNNSTQIFLIDYMQHFYWVKFRNKNLLELLELSKSYLLRYLNSRLVWDSLLIKISNIL
- a CDS encoding ATP-binding protein, which codes for MNLPKEFILQRIISIYTFEKLCSLLEKLLSIEGPKGILLTNSIFTLEENPSISLDLKTFYLFLSPKFSILLQGVLDTSSLSYQVTITTKPKDINNFVQKLYIHLNDSSVWKKKIVPYLKINHIQSTNLLQYLNNNLRDILEPKKNNNLCTIDQNLLVTSPLKKEIEGQLRAERLLSQVISKIRQSLDIPTILENTVKESREILGADRLIVYKFNNKQLITSKDYDLIKGNGYVVHESLATRDIPSLLKILIESKVFTKIAKYQKRSITFEDDINNYSFIHSCFYNLPSKFWILSEIVAPIKINDNLWGLLVAHQCLQKRRWLSDGKVTLEKIAEHLAVALYQAQLYSQVQKEKYVLKQKVIKRTQELCDTLVASQAANYSKSEFLGNMSHELRTPLTCIIGLSGTLLYWSKENSTLSLEKRKHYLATIQNSGENLLQIINEILEYSNLQTGKCLLNIQEFSLSDIAKNILQKVYKEEVHRHINLKLDLRINSIEDTFLADPVKMKHILYYLLNNALKFTPENGTVILRVWRHREEVVWQVEDTGIGIKTEQIPLLFKLFQKLENHRKRVYGGTGLGLALTKQLVELHSGTIEVDSLVNKGSIFTIRIPNQSQFKNRSNNKLISRKESLFSTRVIILIESNNKIATLLEKLLTSANYYFIWLINDIKLIRKIELIQPIAIILDQDLSKALKISKLLKKSSETKSIKVLFLKDTITSKEWLEIAETGIDDYLIKPIQSNFLLKRIKTLTLNSENINFNT
- the cobN gene encoding cobaltochelatase subunit CobN — its product is MHRIASNSGNWDTGKNEVVLIEQNQAPIVFLTAADTDIQSLANSLHLLPDNFQKIRALNILHLKQQVSIDYYSDKVLSKSKVIILRLLGGNSYWNYGLEVVKNIAELNNISLFVLPGDDISDTILMSHSTVPLYQCNKLWNYISEGGQKNWLNALKYISNNCFKTKYNTEEPEIVPNFGIYRNNDWVDNVNQKNVVILFYRSHYLSGNLLPIDSLCESLLSKKLVPLPIFVTSLKDINIQIELIDYLQNIKNNSYELLINTTSFSIAKIDNDHKFINNLWEKLDCPVLQVIFSSSTLQQWNESSQGLTPRDVAMNIALPEIDGKIITRAISFKSVKVWNKDLETNVVIYSPIKDRVDFVVDLTSNYINLKNTPVSERKIAIILANYPNKNGRIANGVGLDTPASCIEILKALEKEGYSIKDIPTSGDELIRYLTKGVTNDPESKELRVVYQSVSYTEYKQYFQTLPSKIKNEIEERWQHIFNNVDISFPISGIQLKNIFIGIQPSRGYDLDPSLNYHAPDLEPTPHYLAYYYWLKNKFKASAIINIGKHGNLEWLPGKSLALSSTCYPEVALGSIPNFYPFIVNDPGEGAQAKRRSHATIIDHLTPPLTRAELYDDLEQLEILIDEYYEAQALDPKRLKIITNSIKKLIVTTKINNDLGVEKVDSDSLSTFLRLADGYLCELKEAQIRDGLHVFGKCPQNVQLRDLILAIARSPGFNRIGLTTALAKDIKLTFNPLTANLGDSFSDSIFSTFIPQNLLLQLQKSSSIGDVVEVLEKYSQNLIENLINGTEITEIIYFQNTCKEVNWIQKFLIPKLYETDQEVSNLLKGLDGKYVPSGASGTLTRGKVEVLPTGRNFYSVDIRAIPTQTAWAVGKKAAEILVEKYTQDNGEYPKTLAISIWGTSTMRTGGDDIAQVFALLGVKPIWDRSRVIDYEIIPLSVLGRPRVDVTVRISGFFRDSFPNLILLLSNIIEDLSKLEEEKDANPLAMQVKEEKLFWKEKGLTDQQAHLKSCYRIFGSKPGAYGAGLQGLIEAQNWQDDNDLARAYINWSCYAYDKSGKADKVPEIFEKRLKQLQIVLHNQDNREHDLLDSDDYYQFQGGLTVAIRSITGKNPQTYFGDNSIIDNPKVKLLKEEISKVYRSRVVNPKWIKGIMRHGYKGGFEMAATVDYLFAYDATANCVEDFMYEGIAQKYIFDQDVRQFIEEKNPWALRDISERLLEANQRGLWADVNEKMLDELREVIHEAERIIEE